In the Phaseolus vulgaris cultivar G19833 chromosome 7, P. vulgaris v2.0, whole genome shotgun sequence genome, one interval contains:
- the LOC137830537 gene encoding protein IQ-DOMAIN 12-like isoform X1 has translation MAKKKSWFGWVKRLFTSEPKDNKKPNKWGWSFGRIKQKKYPTITAPNRTLIEASAEQRKHALTVAIATAAAAEAAVAAAHAAAEVVKLTGASRSYSYLSKGDRSLAAIKIQSAYRAHLARKALRALKGVIRLQAIIRGQAVRRQVSKSLQNFPSNARNRLEILERSSHAAEHIKQNPKQKKKLEDKELKSEWDSQRTWDCSLLSREDIETIWCRKQEAMVKRERMKQYSSSQRERKHSLMVEESVHSMNFGRESCRTLGEWLHKETCDWDMIYKPITLPSNLVTTKQEWQEGLSPHISIPRKSFSLAKRSLNGDESSMSNSPVFPTYMAVTESSKAKMRSISTPKQRTGILDICSNHNEPNKEGISFYSSCYGETSTN, from the exons ATGGCAAAGAAGAAGAGCTGGTTTGGATGGGTGAAAAGGCTATTCACTTCTGAGCCAAAGGACAACAAA AAGCCAAACAAATGGGGATGGAGTTTTGGAAGGATCAAGCAGAAAAAGTATCCTACAATTACAGCTCCAAATAGGACATTGATTGAAGCAAGTGCAGAGCAGAGAAAACATGCTTTAACTGTGGCTATTGCAACTGCAGCAGCTGCTGAAGCTGCAGTTGCTGCTGCACATGCTGCTGCTGAGGTTGTCAAGCTCACAGGTGCTTCTCGTTCTTACTCATATCTTTCCAAGGGAGACAGAAGTTTAGCTGCCATCAAGATCCAAAGCGCATACCGTGCACATCTT GCTAGGAAAGCATTAAGAGCATTGAAGGGAGTCATAAGACTGCAAGCCATAATTCGTGGTCAAGCTGTGAGACGTCAAGTGTCAAAATCTTTACAGAACTTTCCCTCCAATGCAAGAAATCGTTTGGAAATTCTGGAAAGAAGTAGCCATGCTGCTGAACATATCAAGCAAAATccaaagcaaaagaaaaagttaGAAGACAAGGAACTGAAG TCTGAATGGGATAGTCAAAGAACATGGGATTGTAGCTTGCTCTCTAGAGAAGACATTGAAACTATATGGTGTAGAAAACAAGAGGCCATGGTCAAAAGAGAGCGCATGAAGCAGTACTCTTCTTCACAAAGG GAGAGAAAACATTCTTTAATGGTGGAAGAATCTGTGCACAGCATGAACTTTGGAAGAGAGAGCTGTCGTACACTTGGAGAGTGGCTACATAAAGAAACATGTGATTGGGATATGATCTATAAGCCAATTACTCTGCCTTCAAACTTGGTGACAACAAAACAAGAATGGCAAGAAGGTTTGAGTCCACACATTTCAATCCCAAGGAAATCATTTTCTCTTGCAAAAAGAAGCTTAAATGGGGATGAGAGTTCCATGTCAAATTCTCCAGTTTTCCCTACATACATGGCTGTTACTGAATCCAGCAAAGCAAAGATGAGGTCTATTAGCACACCAAAGCAAAGAACAGGAATCTTGGATATATGCTCCAATCACAATGAACCTAACAAGGAAGGAATTTCCTTTTACTCTTCTTGTTATGGTGAAACTAGTACCAATTAA
- the LOC137830537 gene encoding protein IQ-DOMAIN 12-like isoform X2, whose product MAKKKSWFGWVKRLFTSEPKDNKPNKWGWSFGRIKQKKYPTITAPNRTLIEASAEQRKHALTVAIATAAAAEAAVAAAHAAAEVVKLTGASRSYSYLSKGDRSLAAIKIQSAYRAHLARKALRALKGVIRLQAIIRGQAVRRQVSKSLQNFPSNARNRLEILERSSHAAEHIKQNPKQKKKLEDKELKSEWDSQRTWDCSLLSREDIETIWCRKQEAMVKRERMKQYSSSQRERKHSLMVEESVHSMNFGRESCRTLGEWLHKETCDWDMIYKPITLPSNLVTTKQEWQEGLSPHISIPRKSFSLAKRSLNGDESSMSNSPVFPTYMAVTESSKAKMRSISTPKQRTGILDICSNHNEPNKEGISFYSSCYGETSTN is encoded by the exons ATGGCAAAGAAGAAGAGCTGGTTTGGATGGGTGAAAAGGCTATTCACTTCTGAGCCAAAGGACAACAAA CCAAACAAATGGGGATGGAGTTTTGGAAGGATCAAGCAGAAAAAGTATCCTACAATTACAGCTCCAAATAGGACATTGATTGAAGCAAGTGCAGAGCAGAGAAAACATGCTTTAACTGTGGCTATTGCAACTGCAGCAGCTGCTGAAGCTGCAGTTGCTGCTGCACATGCTGCTGCTGAGGTTGTCAAGCTCACAGGTGCTTCTCGTTCTTACTCATATCTTTCCAAGGGAGACAGAAGTTTAGCTGCCATCAAGATCCAAAGCGCATACCGTGCACATCTT GCTAGGAAAGCATTAAGAGCATTGAAGGGAGTCATAAGACTGCAAGCCATAATTCGTGGTCAAGCTGTGAGACGTCAAGTGTCAAAATCTTTACAGAACTTTCCCTCCAATGCAAGAAATCGTTTGGAAATTCTGGAAAGAAGTAGCCATGCTGCTGAACATATCAAGCAAAATccaaagcaaaagaaaaagttaGAAGACAAGGAACTGAAG TCTGAATGGGATAGTCAAAGAACATGGGATTGTAGCTTGCTCTCTAGAGAAGACATTGAAACTATATGGTGTAGAAAACAAGAGGCCATGGTCAAAAGAGAGCGCATGAAGCAGTACTCTTCTTCACAAAGG GAGAGAAAACATTCTTTAATGGTGGAAGAATCTGTGCACAGCATGAACTTTGGAAGAGAGAGCTGTCGTACACTTGGAGAGTGGCTACATAAAGAAACATGTGATTGGGATATGATCTATAAGCCAATTACTCTGCCTTCAAACTTGGTGACAACAAAACAAGAATGGCAAGAAGGTTTGAGTCCACACATTTCAATCCCAAGGAAATCATTTTCTCTTGCAAAAAGAAGCTTAAATGGGGATGAGAGTTCCATGTCAAATTCTCCAGTTTTCCCTACATACATGGCTGTTACTGAATCCAGCAAAGCAAAGATGAGGTCTATTAGCACACCAAAGCAAAGAACAGGAATCTTGGATATATGCTCCAATCACAATGAACCTAACAAGGAAGGAATTTCCTTTTACTCTTCTTGTTATGGTGAAACTAGTACCAATTAA
- the LOC137830538 gene encoding probable glutathione S-transferase: MEGTVKLIATPQSFPCARVEWALRIKGVEYEYLQENLANKSPLLLQSNPVHKKVPVFLHNHNPLPESLVILEYIDETWKDNPLLPLDPYQRAQARFWARFIDEKVLYGVWGATVAEGEEKGKAVDAALESLAFLEKEIEGKKYFGGDKIGYLDIAAGWLSHWLSVLEELGEMELLNAERFPSLHQWSHNFIQTSPVKDCIPSRESVAEYFSFGINYTRSLASNKS; encoded by the exons ATGGAAGGAACAGTGAAGCTGATTGCTACACCTCAAAGCTTCCCTTGTGCAAGGGTTGAATGGGCCTTAAGGATAAAGGGTGTGGAATATGAGTACTTGCAAGAAAACTTGGCAAATAAGAGTCCTTTGCTTCTTCAGTCCAACCCTGTCCACAAGAAAGTTCCTGTGTTCCTTCACAATCACAACCCACTTCCTGAATCACTTGTGATCCTTGAATACATAGATGAGACATGGAAGGACAACCCTTTGCTACCACTTGATCCATATCAGAGAGCACAGGCTCGCTTCTGGGCCAGGTTTATTGATGAGAAG GTTTTGTATGGTGTATGGGGAGCAACTGTGGCTGAAGgagaagagaagggaaaggcTGTGGATGCTGCACTAGAGTCATTGGCATTTCTTGAGAAGGAAATTGAAGGGAAAAAGTATTTTGGTGGAGACAAGATTGGTTATCTTGATATAGCAGCTGGTTGGTTGTCTCATTGGCTCAGTGTCCTTGAAGAGCTTGGAGAAATGGAACTTCTGAATGCTGAGAGATTCCCTTCTCTTCATCAATGGAGTCACAACTTCATTCAGACTTCACCTGTCAAAGATTGCATTCCATCCAGGGAAAGTGTTGCTGAATATTTCAGCTTTGGCATCAACTACACGCGTTCCTTAGCATCCAATAAATCTTGA
- the LOC137830539 gene encoding eukaryotic translation initiation factor 3 subunit E: MADYDLTPRMAPNLDRHLVFPLLEFLQERQLYDDDHILKAKIDLLNNTNMVDYAMDIHKSLYHTEDVPHDMVERRAEVVARLKSLEEAAAPLVSFLQNASAVQELRADKQYNLQMLNDRYQIGPAQIEALYQYAKFQFECGNYSGAADYLYQYRALCTNSERSLSALWGKLAAEILMQNWDIALEELNRLKEIIDSKSFASPLNQVQSRIWLMHWSLFIFFNHDNGRTQIIDLFNQDKYLNAIQTSAPHLLRYLATAFIVNKRRRPQFKDFIKVIQQEQHSYKDPITEFLACVYVNYDFDGAQKKMRECEEVILNDPFLGKRVEESNFSTVPLRDEFLENARLFIFETYCRIHQRIDMGVLAEKLNLNYEEAERWIVNLIRSSKLDAKIDSHTGTVIMEPNHPNVYEQLIDHTKALNGRTYKLVSQLLEHAQGQAAR, translated from the exons ATGGCTGATTATGACCTTACCCCGCGGATGGCGCCGAACCTCGACAGGCATTTGGTGTTCCCACTTCTGGAGTTTCTGCAGGAGCGCCAGCTATATGATGATGACCACATTCTGAAGGCGAAGATCGACCTCCTCAACAACACCAACATGGTTGATTACGCCATGGACATCCACAAGAGCCTCTACCACACCGAGGATGTTCCACATGACATGGTTGAGCGCCGAGCCGAGGTTGTCGCTCGCCTCAAGTCCCTCGAGGAGGCTGCCGCCCCCCTCGTCTCCTTCCTCCAGAATGCCTCCGCCGTGCAGGAGCTCCGGGCTGACAAGCAGTATAACCTCCAGATGCTCAATGACCGATATCAG ATTGGTCCTGCTCAAATTGAGGCACTTTACCAATATGCCAAATTTCAGTTTGAGTGTGGGAATTACTCTGGTGCTGCTGACTATCTTTATCAGTACAGAGCTTTGTGCACAAATAGTGAAAGGAGCTTGAGTGCATTGTGGGGGAAGCTGGCAGCTGAAATTTTGATGCAGAACTGGGACATTGCTCTTGAAGAGCTCAATCGCTTGAAGGAAATCATTGACTCAAAG AGTTTTGCATCGCCTTTGAACCAGGTGCAAAGCAGAATATGGCTGATGCATTGGAGTCTGTTCATCTTTTTTAATCATGACAATGGAAGAACACAAATAATTGATCTGTTCAATCAGGACAA GTATCTAAATGCTATCCAAACTAGTGCTCCACACCTTTTACGATACCTGGCCACAGCATTCATTGTTAATAAGAGGAGGAGGCCACAATTCAAAGATTTTATTAAAGTTATTCAACAAGAGCAGCATTCATATAAAGATCCCATCACTGAGTTTTTGGCTTGTGTTTATGTCAACTATGACTTTGATGGGGCACAGAAGAAGATGAGGGAATGTGAAGAA GTAATTCTCAATGATCCCTTCCTTGGTAAAAGGGTTGAAGAAAGCAACTTTTCAACTGTACCACTAAGGGATGAGTTCCTTGAAAATGCTAGGCTATTTATCTTTGAGACATACTGTAGAATACATCAACGTATTGACATGGG AGTGCTGGCTGAGAAGTTAAATTTGAATTATGAGGAGGCTGAGAGATGGATTGTTAATCTCATCCGTAGCTCAAAGCTTGATGCCAAAATTGACTCTCACACTGGAACGGTTATCATGGAGCCTAATCATCCAAACGT GTATGAGCAGCTGATAGACCATACCAAGGCCCTTAACGGGCGCACCTACAAGTTAGTTAGTCAACTTCTGGAACATGCACAAGGTCAAGCAGCCCGATAA
- the LOC137830547 gene encoding calcium-binding protein CBP-like: MSGYPNQPTGYGYGYGAPPSSQYGAPPPSQSYGAPPSGQSYGAPPPGQSYNASAYGQPSAPYAAPYSKPSKDESHSHGGGGGGGYPPAASYGSPFASLVPSAFPPGTDPNVVACFQMADQDGSGFIDDKELQRALSSYNQSFSLRTVHLLMYHFTNSNVKKIGPKEFTSLFYSLQNWRSIFERFDKDRSGKIDSMELRDALLSLGYAVSPVVLDLLVSKFDKTGGKSKAIEYDNFIECSLTVKGLTDKFKEKDTAYTGSATFSYEAFMLTVLPFLVA, encoded by the exons ATGTCTGGCTACCCTAACCAGCCTACCGGCTACGGCTACGGCTACGGCGCTCCTCCCTCATCGCAATACGGCGCTCCTCCCCCGTCGCAATCCTACGGCGCGCCACCGTCCGGCCAGTCCTACGGCGCGCCCCCGCCTGGCCAGTCCTACAACGCCTCTGCCTACGGCCAGCCCTCCGCTCCCTACGCCGCTCCTTACAGCAAACCGTCGAAGGACGAGTCCCACTCCCACGGTGGCGGTGGCGGTGGAGGTTATCCTCCAGCAGCGTCGTACGGGAGCCCGTTCGCGTCGCTGGTTCCATCGGCGTTTCCACCGGGGACGGACCCGAATGTAGTGGCGTGCTTCCAGATGGCGGATCAAGACGGAAGCGGCTTCATCGACGACAAGGAATTGCAGAGAGCGCTGTCTTCGTATAACCAAAGCTTCAGCCTCAGAACCGTTCATCTTCTTATGTATCACTTCACCAATTCCAACGTCAAGAAGATAG GACCCAAGGAATTCACATCTTTATTTTACAGTCTTCAGAACTGGCGG TCCATTTTTGAAAGATTCGACAAGGACAGAAGTGGCAAAATCGATTCCATGGAGTTGCGAGATGCTCTACTGAGTTTGGGTTATGCTGTTTCTCCTGTTGTATTGGATTTGCTGGTTTCAAAGTTTGACAAAACTGGGGGAAAAAGCAAGGCTATAGAATATGACAATTTCATCGA GTGTTCTCTTACTGTTAAG GGACTAACTGACAAATTCAAGGAGAAAGATACTGCGTATACAGGCTCTGCAACCTTCTCCTATGAAGCGTTTATGCTGACAGTCCTACCATTCCTAGTAGCCTAG
- the LOC137830548 gene encoding uncharacterized protein: protein MGRYSLPFVGVLLLFCLVSSSEAEYLKYKDPKVQLNVRISDLMKRMSLEEKIGQMTQIEREVATPDVLKKYFIGSVLSGGGSVPAPKASAETWQKMVTEMQKAALSTRLGIPMIYGIDAVHGHNNVYNATIFPHNVGLGVTRDPVLIKKIGDATALEVRATGIPYVFAPCIAVCRDPRWGRCYESYSEDPKIVRNMTEIIPGLQGDIPANSVKGVPFVAGKNKVAACAKHYVGDGGTNKGINENNTLISYNGLLGIHMPAYYNSIIKGVSTVMISYSSWNGVKMHANRKLITDYLKNKLRFRGFVISDWQGIDRITSPPHANYSYSVQAGVSAGIDMIMVPFNYTEFIDELTRQVKNNIIPMSRIDDAVARILRVKFVMGLFENPLPDSSLVNQLGKQEHRELAREAVRKSLVLLKNGKSYKKPLLPLPKKSAKILVAGTHADNLGYQCGGWTITWQGLDAKNLTSGTTILSAVKQTVDPATEVVFNENPDVNFLKSNKFSYAIVVVGEHTYAETFGDSLNLTIPEPGPSTITNVCGAIRCVVVVISGRPVVIQPYLPKIDALVAAWLPGTEGQGVADVLFGDYEFTGKLARTWFKRVDQLPMNVGDKHYDPLFPFGFGLTTNPTKY, encoded by the exons ATGGGGAGATATTCATTACCCTTTGTGGGTGTTCTGCTACTGTTTTGTCTGGTTTCATCTTCGGAGGCAGAATATTTGAAGTATAAAGACCCTAAGGTGCAGCTGAATGTCAGAATCAGTGACTTGATGAAGCGAATGAGCCTGGAAGAAAAGATAGGCCAGATGACACAGATTGAAAGGGAAGTTGCTACTCCTGATGTGCTCAAGAAGTACTTCATTG GGAGTGTGCTCAGTGGGGGAGGCAGTGTTCCAGCACCAAAGGCATCTGCTGAGACTTGGCAGAAAATGGTGACTGAGATGCAGAAAGCAGCATTGTCTACTCGCCTTGGAATTCCGATGATCTATGGAATAGATGCAGTTCATGGCCACAACAATGTCTACAATGCTACAATTTTCCCTCACAATGTTGGGCTAGGAGTTACCAG GGATCCAGTGCTTATAAAAAAGATTGGAGATGCCACTGCCCTTGAAGTCAGAGCTACCGGAATTCCATATGTCTTTGCTCCATGTATTGCG GTCTGCAGAGATCCAAGATGGGGACGTTGCTATGAAAGCTACAGTGAAGACCCTAAAATTGTTAGAAACATGACTGAAATTATACCTGGCTTGCAAGGAGATATCCCTGCCAATTCCGTCAAGGGAGTTCCCTTTGTTGCTGGAAA GAACAAGGTTGCAGCTTGCGCCAAGCATTATGTGGGAGATGGTGGCACAAACAAGGGTATCAATGAGAACAACACATTGATCAGTTACAATGGATTGCTTGGTATTCACATGCCAGCATACTATAACTCCATCATCAAGGGTGTTTCAACAGTAATGATCTCATACTCTAGCTGGAACGGGGTGAAAATGCATGCTAACCGAAAACTTATCACTGATTACCTCAAGAACAAATTGCGTTTCAGG GGTTTTGTCATATCAGACTGGCAAGGTATTGACCGGATTACCTCTCCACCTCATGCCAACTATTCATACTCTGTTCAGGCTGGTGTCAGTGCTGGAATCGACATG ATTATGGTTCCCTTCAACTACACTGAGTTCATTGATGAATTGACCCGTCAAGTAAAGAATAATATTATCCCAATGAGCAGGATTGATGATGCCGTGGCAAGAATCTTAAGAGTAAAATTTGTCATGGGGTTATTTGAAAATCCACTTCCTGATTCAAGCCTGGTAAACCAACTGGGTAAACAG GAACACAGGGAGTTAGCAAGGGAAGCTGTAAGGAAATCACTTGTGTTGCTAAAGAATGGTAAATCTTATAAGAAACCACTGCTTCCTCTTCCCAAAAAGTCTGCAAAAATACTGGTAGCAGGAACTCATGCTGACAATTTGGGCTACCAATGTGGAGGATGGACAATTACCTGGCAGGGACTTGATGCCAAGAATCTCACTTCAG GTACAACCATCCTCAGTGCTGTGAAACAAACTGTCGACCCTGCCACTGAAGTTGTCTTCAATGAAAATCCTGATGTGAACTTCCTCAAGTCAAACAAATTTTCCTATGCCATTGTTGTTGTGGGAGAACACACCTATGCTGAAACATTTGGTGACAGTTTGAATCTAACTATACCTGAGCCTGGTCCAAGTACCATCACCAATGTATGTGGGGCCATTCGATGTGTAGTTGTTGTCATCAGTGGCCGCCCAGTTGTGATTCAGCCATATCTACCAAAAATTGATGCACTTGTGGCTGCATGGCTTCCTGGCACTGAAGGTCAAGGTGTTGCTGATGTTCTCTTTGGTGACTATGAATTCACTGGCAAGTTGGCAAGAACATGGTTCAAGAGAGTTGATCAGCTCCCAATGAATGTTGGTGATAAACATTATGATCCTCTATTTCCATTTGGATTTGGGTTGACTACAAACCCCACTAAATATTGA